Part of the Thunnus albacares chromosome 11, fThuAlb1.1, whole genome shotgun sequence genome, atttattttgtcatttctgtgggttgtttttgttttttttgatgacaTGCAAAAGTTTCTATCTGGGAAAACTGGTCAAGTGTTCACACACTACAGcagtgacattttaatttaaaaacaatttaatggACAAAAAGCCGAAGCATCACTGAAGGgttctggagaaatacaatttactgagctttgacaattttagattattctcatatttgtgcctagtttataaatgttaaatggtttgtcctcctccactatgtgactttgtgttcactcgctcagtaagttctattagatcctccagaatatcctctaaACAAGACTGGACCAGATCATtatggacagtcagctttctctgtgaagctcagtggaacgtcctacctgatgatatgaagaactgcagttcaGTCAATACATTCAACTAAAGACTGTGCTGTTGTgctgtagctttgtattttgtatgatgtgttctgtgtgggtttgtttgtttgtttgtttgttttgctttgtgctgtttgttgttgagctgttgtatgttttgattgtaatggactacggatgcaaattagcttcgagctaactccggtgcatctttaatatttaaaactgcacactgtcccaatcaataaatcaaattaattaacattaatttaataattaaattaaattaacactTTTTGAGAAATTCCAGATATCAAACAGACCAATAGAAAAccaaactttactgtttttaattgatattgaactctatcaacaaaaaaaacaacaaagactcAAATATTTCTTAAAACCTATAAAATCACTGACTAATATTACTTAAATATAAATCTTCTGCTGCTCCACAACCATCTGCCCCTTAGAGACAAATAAAgtaactgattgattgattgattgattgattgattgatttaccttcttcttcttggacAGCGGGGTGGCGGGGCTTCCCTTGGTCCTGCAGAACAGCGGCGTCGGGACCGCAGCTTTGTTTTGAAAGGAGACAAAGTCTGATCCTGACGACGTCTTCGCCTCCTTTTGTGACTTTTTAGTGCTGAGAGGCGTGAACGGCTCCTCAACATCCTGCAGTTTTCAGACACAGGTTGAAGATtttagacagaaaattaatcgtctattattttgatgatcgattaatcgtttgaAGTTATCttgcaagacaaaaaaaaaggccaaattctctgattccagcttcttaaatgtgaatattttctggtttctttactcTTCTATGAcaatttgtgttgttttatagacattttatagaccgaacaactaatcaatcaacTATCTTCTAAGTTTCACCTGATCAATAAGTtcttttcatgtaattttaacCGTTTCATCTCGTTAAACGCTCACCGCCGCTTCTTCTGCGAGGCCGTTGATCGATGTAGCCGCCTCCATCTCATCGGCCTCATACTCAAACGTCACAGggatcttcctcttcttcttcgttgGTTTCCCGGAGGAAGGCGCCGCCTCAGCTTCGTCCTCCTCGTCTACACCGCCAGCCGCCTGCTTCtgactctttttcttcttcctcgtTGGTGTTGTCGTGGTGATATCAAGCAGcagcttctcttcttcttccgcCACCTGAGGGGTTTCTGTCACCGCCGccgctgcttcttcttcttcttcttctcctcccacTGGCGCTGCAGACTTGGattcttttagattttttttccttttcttcttcagtggtgtTGCAGCACTTTGATCTGCAGCGGCTGAAGATTCAAGTGTTGTGTCTTCAGGTGTTTGATCTGTTTCCACAGCCTGCatgctcttcttctttgtcttctttttaaGCGGTACTGCGACGGTATCTTGTGATGCTTCTTCGCCAACTGGCGTGATCTCAGAGTCGGTGGTCACCTGTGATCCAGCCTCAGCTTCCTCCGTCTTCTTCTCAGCCTTCAGgcccttcttcttcctcttggcGGGGGTTGTAGCTTCAGTCTCTGCTTCTGCATTCACCTGCGATTCAGCCTCAagccccttcttcttcttcttctttttcttccccgAGGCGGCGACATCGGCGTCAGAGGACATCTCCGGCTCTGGCGTCCCCGCTGTAGCTGCTACTTCCTGGGTAACAGCGGTCTGCTGCTCACCTGCCGCCTCAGGTTTAAGCTCTGAAGTCTGCcgctttttcttcttctttgaaaGGGTTTCTGATTGGTCCTCGTCTGTGACTGTGACTGCCGGTTGTTTCTTTAcctccaggagcagcagagttTCTGATTGGCCGTCTGGCGTCGCTGCTTCTGTGACTTTAACAGTTGAAATAGAGTTTTGTGTCTGTGCTTCCTTCTCTAGATCGTCTGCTTGTGAACCTGCTTCAGTCTCTTTAACTGTACTACCGACTGACGTGATCTCAGCCTCAGTTTCCTCCATCTTCTTCTCAGCCTTCAggtccttcttcttcttcttctttttcttctcggTGTCGGCGTCAGAAGACATCTCCGGCTCTGTGACTGTAACCGCTGGTTGTTTCTTTGCCTCCACGAGCAGCAGAGTTTCTGATTGGCCGTCTGGTGTCGCTGCTTCTGTGACTTTAACAGATGAGACGGAGTTTTGCGTCTGTGCTTCAGTCTCTTTATTTGTACTCTGAGTTACAGCTGCAGTCTGCTCTCCAGCCTGTcctgctttcttcttcttcttcttcttcctcttcttctttttgtcgTCATCATTAGAAGTCGCGTCTGCTGCTTCGCTGTCGTCTTTTCCAGAGTCCTTACTTCGCTTGAGCGCCTCCTTTTTCTTCCCTGAAG contains:
- the LOC122992286 gene encoding ribosomal RNA processing protein 1 homolog B-like isoform X1, with the protein product MASIQEPEVQFAQRLASNEKPIRSKAMKKLRKYINVRSQKAAGGFTADELLKLWKGLFYCLWMQDKPLLQEELSNMISSLIHSFHSIDAQFLYLESFLQTFKREWTGIDRLRMDKFFQLVRFMFRQTFEILKRKDWESSAVGRFLELLTVQLLQSDSGAPSGLQFHILDLYMTELAALGSAELDADQNLRFIEPFCKTAAKTKDRTLFRAICSSIFSAIIDQAPYAIEDLMKELKAAEASDSGQASEEEEEEDEEDEDQLKEKTTSKLVGKKGAGKQINGRKSHEEDDDDDDDDDEDEDDFLHLEDSDTELPCDDDMGPVLQFDYAALADKLFALASRSSTPSYNRQRLYKIIKVLRDLSEGVFPQDEYPDEVSTDEDDDMFGSRKRMKRGGGHTEEDEEEEGAPAAKKRKGKKKEALKRSKDSGKDDSEAADATSNDDDKKKKRKKKKKKKAGQAGEQTAAVTQSTNKETEAQTQNSVSSVKVTEAATPDGQSETLLLVEAKKQPAVTVTEPEMSSDADTEKKKKKKKKDLKAEKKMEETEAEITSVGSTVKETEAGSQADDLEKEAQTQNSISTVKVTEAATPDGQSETLLLLEVKKQPAVTVTDEDQSETLSKKKKKRQTSELKPEAAGEQQTAVTQEVAATAGTPEPEMSSDADVAASGKKKKKKKKGLEAESQVNAEAETEATTPAKRKKKGLKAEKKTEEAEAGSQVTTDSEITPVGEEASQDTVAVPLKKKTKKKSMQAVETDQTPEDTTLESSAAADQSAATPLKKKRKKNLKESKSAAPVGGEEEEEEAAAAVTETPQVAEEEEKLLLDITTTTPTRKKKKSQKQAAGGVDEEDEAEAAPSSGKPTKKKRKIPVTFEYEADEMEAATSINGLAEEAADVEEPFTPLSTKKSQKEAKTSSGSDFVSFQNKAAVPTPLFCRTKGSPATPLSKKKKKSQTPKSESKKVTFGLKNNKTAEFRKTDRSLLVSPDGSSRVPFDPQQKPKCGVLKSPPTLRSASVKNTPNRKKSLTTPKSTPKRRPSAADFF